CACCTTGTTGTAGATTGGCAGGTTGCGTTTAGCGCCACCGCTAAGGTCCGGGTGAGTCAGCTCCTGATCTGGAGTTTCCCCCCAGCCTTGGTGGAGCCGTCCTTTCTCTAATTTTTGCCGGAAAAACGCAATATTGCGTTTGTCGATGCGGTAACCCCAGTAATTCCTTGACATCAATTTCTTCCAAGTTAATCAGTAGTTGACCATGATTTTCGGCAACAACACCATAATAATGGCATTTGATTGATCTTAGGTTTCGAATTGCACAATTATCCCTTCCACATGGCACAAGAGGAATTGAGTTAAGGCCATGATTTTTTCACCCTGAGCAAAAGGGGGCGGTTTTATTTTTCCTTAGATCCATCACCCCATGATGATCTGATAGAAAATGAATGCGTTCCCTTTTACTGACGTCTATATTAAAACGTTAATCATGAGGTGAGTAAGCAAAGGTCAGTGTTGAAGTTCTTTAAGCGCTCAATTAACGTTGGCTGCCCCATCTTTGTGAGCGTTCGAGATCGGAGCTCGATTTTATATTCCTCATGGCGAAAAGGGGACTGATTTATTTTTTCTCTCTGTCCCGTCCTGAATAAGATTTACACCTTCTGATCTGTTTTTCAGGAGGACGTAATGGAGTCAGCAAAAAGGCGGAGTCAGCGCGACTACACGCTGACCTTTAAATTATCGGTCGTTGATCAGGTCGAAAAAGGCGAGCTGAGTTATAAAGAGACTCTGTACGACACCCTGAAATGATCATAGTCACCCGTAGCAATTGGGCCTCCAATTAAAAATTAGCAGGGACGACTTGAGAGAATTATTGCATTCAAATAAAAATAAACCCCTATTGGATGTCTATGTATTTTCTTATTTCAAACTGAACAAGGTCATCTTGCGAGTTTACATAGTCAGCGAATTCGCTATTGAATCTAACCTCTCCAAGCTCACTTATTGAAATATTGCCTGTCTGCTTGTCACGCTCCAATTTATTAACCAAAGACCCACTAATGCCCATCTTGACGAATTCGGCATTTATTTTTTTGTTAGTTCCGTAAATATGTAGATTGTACTCGTTCTCAGTAAGTAGTCTCAAGTCATGAAGGGCTTTCACGTATTCATTGAGTCTATAAGAGACAAAGTCACTTTCTATCTTAATTTTCACTAGCGCCAAGTTTACTAACTCTTTGTCTGTTTTTTTTGATAGATCTATGTATACATTGCTGCCATGTACGCCGTCGGCCCTGTTTTTGGCTATCTCGCCATAGGAACTTCCAATGAAAAATTCTTTTCCACTATCGGTAAGTTTAATGCTGTGGAAATACTTCACTGTGTCTGATAAGTGATCTTTAAGATTTAGGCGATGGAGGTTTCTTGTGAAAAGTTTGTAGAAATCTCTAGCTTTTTGGTGCTGAAGGCGAAGAAACGCGGCATCTGAAATCTGATTTTCAAGAGACTTGATAAAATATAAATACACTTTGTCAATTACGTCGGATGTTATCCATTCCTCACTTGAGGAAATTGTACCTAAGCGCCTTTCAAGTAAGCCAAAGACTCCCTCAGGATTATAGTACACAGAAGAAATTCCTGACTCCATAAGCGTGTGCTTTACTTTGCTAGACTCGTCCCCATCACTGTGTATCAAGAAATCCTCTTTGCTCTGGATGTATTCAAATTGATTAACTTTCCTCTCTAGAGTCTCTATACCATCCTGATCTATATTTTCGCGCGCTATGTCTAAATTTTTAATGACCTGGCTCAAGTCGAAATTCAGAAGTAGAGGGTTTTCTATGTTATCTTTAAATATTCCATTTTTTAGAAGTCTTATTTTATTTTCCATCTTTCCACCCTTCCGATTAAACTGGTCTGAGTTTACAAAGTGTATAGGTGGAAGAAGTTTGTCGAGAGATTTTCTGCTGTCATCGAACACATCGTTAAGTCTATTTACCCTGCCAATCAAGTTGGTTAATGATTTTCCATCCAGATCGTAAGTGTTTAGAATAAATAGGTTGTCGATCGGCAGGTTAACTCCCTCTAGAATTACTGAGTTCGCAATCAGGTATTTTAGTTCTTTGGTTTGTGCAAACTTGTGTTCCAAATATTCTTTTACTAAGTCCGGGAGCTTTCCATGCAAATAAATCATCCCCTTTTTTATATGCTCTACGCAATAGAAGTCACTGTGAACGTTGTTTGAAATGGTCTGAGATAAATCGCCGAGCACACTTGAGCTAATATATGGTAGCTCCTTGCTTATAAGCATGGAAAGCTCTTCAACTTTCTTCGGTGCTCTGAGGTATAGGAAGTTCTTCTCTTTCTTATTTTTTATTATGTAGTCTACGAAACTCGACTCATTCCCTAAGCGATAAAACTCATTCATGAATCTATTATAGGTGTGCTGTTCTCCATTGGATTTAAATTCATAGATTTCTGGTTCTTTAATATTGCTTGCTATGCGCCGTTCAAAAAATCTCTGATTTTCATCAGTTTTAAGATTTTCTGTTTCAGATACCAAAGGTGATAAATAATAGTTTGTCGACTCCGGATTTCTAAGTCTATTCCTACGTATTAGCCTTGTTAGCAGAATACTTCTTGCATCCATTTCAAATAAGTTCTGGGCTTCATCAATTATCAGAAGTTCAAAAGATATATCTTTGTTTTTTAAGAGCCTGAGAGCACGCTCTTGAGTGAATATGGAAATAAAATCTCCTGCCCCATCATACATTTCATCATGAAATATAATGTGGCGGAGCGGGAAATTAGCTTTGATTAACTTGTAAGTTTGTGTAAGGAGTGATTTGGTTGGTACGATGATTGCGGTTTTCTTGGGATTTTTTGCTTTTATTATATCTATAATTAATGTGCTTTTTCCAAAAGAGGTCGGCGCGATGTAACAGTTCTCCTTGCTACCGCTATTAATTATTTGCTCTCGATATTTTTTTTGCTCGTAAGTTTCAGTTATATGTTTGTTTAGAAATTTTTCTAACTGGTACTCTAAAGTGAAGTTTGTGCTTGTTGAACTCTCGGTTAATTTATTTTTTGATATGTACTGCGCTACCGGGTAGATCCCAAAATTTGAACTTGCATC
Above is a genomic segment from Pseudomonas sp. R5-89-07 containing:
- a CDS encoding DEAD/DEAH box helicase, coding for MAISLTWLKSNKLFSEVMRKTSLNIQLDNRELEFILSCAIVFFNEYSGDKRRSPYFEIAYYITLKCAINNNYYQPLLDASSNFGIYPVAQYISKNKLTESSTSTNFTLEYQLEKFLNKHITETYEQKKYREQIINSGSKENCYIAPTSFGKSTLIIDIIKAKNPKKTAIIVPTKSLLTQTYKLIKANFPLRHIIFHDEMYDGAGDFISIFTQERALRLLKNKDISFELLIIDEAQNLFEMDARSILLTRLIRRNRLRNPESTNYYLSPLVSETENLKTDENQRFFERRIASNIKEPEIYEFKSNGEQHTYNRFMNEFYRLGNESSFVDYIIKNKKEKNFLYLRAPKKVEELSMLISKELPYISSSVLGDLSQTISNNVHSDFYCVEHIKKGMIYLHGKLPDLVKEYLEHKFAQTKELKYLIANSVILEGVNLPIDNLFILNTYDLDGKSLTNLIGRVNRLNDVFDDSRKSLDKLLPPIHFVNSDQFNRKGGKMENKIRLLKNGIFKDNIENPLLLNFDLSQVIKNLDIARENIDQDGIETLERKVNQFEYIQSKEDFLIHSDGDESSKVKHTLMESGISSVYYNPEGVFGLLERRLGTISSSEEWITSDVIDKVYLYFIKSLENQISDAAFLRLQHQKARDFYKLFTRNLHRLNLKDHLSDTVKYFHSIKLTDSGKEFFIGSSYGEIAKNRADGVHGSNVYIDLSKKTDKELVNLALVKIKIESDFVSYRLNEYVKALHDLRLLTENEYNLHIYGTNKKINAEFVKMGISGSLVNKLERDKQTGNISISELGEVRFNSEFADYVNSQDDLVQFEIRKYIDIQ